The Candidatus Saccharimonadales bacterium genomic sequence AAGCCGACCACGCCGCTGCTAAAAAAGCCGGTGCAGATATTGTTGGTGACGAAGAGTTCATCAAACAGCTTGATAAAGAAGAAATTAACTTCGATATCCTTGTTGCAACTCCACAATACATGCCTAAACTTGGTAAGTATGCCCGTCAACTTGGTCCACGTGGCCTTATGCCTAACCCTAAATCCGGTACGGTTGCAACCGACGTTGCAAAAGCAGTTACCGAGGCAAAAGCTGGTAAAGTTGAGTACCGTGTCGACAAGCAAGCTATTGTTCACTTATCAATCGGTAAAGTATCGTTTGGTGCTAAAAAACTAGAAGAGAACGCAAAGGCATTCTTTGACAGCCTACAGTCACAAAAGCCATCGAGCCTAAAGGGTGCATACGTAAAATCTACAAGCATCAGCACGACCCAAGGTCCTGGCATCAAGACCGAAAACGTCGCTAGCTAATCCAACACGTATCTTTCTAGAGCACAGTCTTAGCAGGTTGTGCTCTTTGATTTTGAACAAGGTTTTCAGCGCCCCAAGATTACTATTGACATAGTATGTATATTGGTATATAATAGCTAATTGATATGGTCAACGCGGAAAAAACCAGGCAAATCGGGCTTGTTCTTCCATCGTCATATATCGGAGAATATCAGTCCGAACCTAATACAATCGACTCAGAAACACCGGGACTTATTCTTCCGGCATCAGTTGGTGGAGCACCTCAGTTCACACCTCGTATTGAAGTAGTGGGGCGTAGACTTGAATTACCGTCTGGTCCTGATACTGACCTCGCTGAACCTGAAGAACCAATTCTTTCTCCAGCACCATTCCGTAATAAAGAAACTCAGAAGCTCTATGTCTGGAAGGCGGAGATGGAGCGCCGAATAGGTAGCACCGCTTGCAATATTTGTGAGCTGATTGACAAGCAGGAAGACACGCAAAGAAGCAGCAAATTTGGCAAAGCAATCCTGAAGCTGCTGAATATAGGCTTTATTATAGTTCCAAATGAATTCCCATACGACATGTATGACGGTCAGGAGGTACTACAACATGACCTCCTTGTTCCCCTTAAGCACTACTCGGAAGCAGACAATGTGCATCTTCAGACTCGCATTGCTTTTGGATTGGCTTTACCAAAAGCCATGAAAGAGGGCGGTTACAGCACTAGTTCGGAGCGTGCTCCAAGCAACGCTGCGTCATCCATACCAGGCCATAAACACACTCATTTATACAGGTTAGGCCGAAAAATGAAGCGATTCGTGTACGACCCAGAAAGCGATAAACGTGAGATTGAATGGATGGATAAGTAGTCTCGCTTAGCAAGGCGCTTAACTCCTAGTAGTTTCGATTAAGATTTGCTACCATATACTCATAGAGAAGTGAGGGAATATGCGACAATATCTTGATTTGTTAGAGGATATCAAAACAAACGGCACTGAAAAAAGTGACCGGACAGGTACGGGCACAAAAAGTGTCTTTGGCCGTCAAATGCGTTTTGATTTAAGCGAGGGCTTTCCGGCAGTCACCACAAA encodes the following:
- the rplA gene encoding 50S ribosomal protein L1, with protein sequence MERRGKSYRKLAEQIEAGKVYSFAEAIELATKTNPAKFDASVEIHVRLGVDPRQADQNIRTTVSLPNGTGKTIRVAVFAPEADHAAAKKAGADIVGDEEFIKQLDKEEINFDILVATPQYMPKLGKYARQLGPRGLMPNPKSGTVATDVAKAVTEAKAGKVEYRVDKQAIVHLSIGKVSFGAKKLEENAKAFFDSLQSQKPSSLKGAYVKSTSISTTQGPGIKTENVAS